The proteins below are encoded in one region of Myxococcales bacterium:
- a CDS encoding universal stress protein — protein sequence MQKIMVPIDGSAGCENALRFAADLATRFDAELELVYAYDTPGINFGGVVAFSKEDSLRAKAAATKTAFERAEAVLKEHKVLRRHVSLEGVPSVELINYAKKSRPFMVVMGSRGVATLDGIILGSVSERVMRGADCPVTIIKS from the coding sequence ATGCAAAAAATTATGGTTCCCATTGATGGTTCAGCTGGTTGTGAAAACGCCTTGCGTTTTGCCGCAGACTTGGCGACTCGCTTTGATGCAGAACTCGAATTGGTTTACGCGTATGATACGCCTGGGATCAATTTTGGTGGAGTGGTGGCTTTTTCTAAGGAAGACTCATTGCGTGCCAAGGCAGCAGCAACAAAGACCGCGTTTGAACGAGCCGAAGCAGTACTAAAAGAACATAAAGTTTTGCGCCGTCATGTTTCCCTTGAAGGAGTTCCGAGTGTGGAACTCATTAACTACGCGAAGAAGAGCAGACCTTTTATGGTTGTGATGGGTTCTCGGGGCGTTGCTACCTTAGATGGAATCATCCTTGGTAGCGTCAGTGAACGCGTCATGCGTGGTGCCGATTGTCCCGTGACCATTATTAAAAGTTAA